A portion of the Stegostoma tigrinum isolate sSteTig4 chromosome 44, sSteTig4.hap1, whole genome shotgun sequence genome contains these proteins:
- the LOC132206944 gene encoding histone H2B type 1-O-like, protein MPDEKKAQATSKKGAKKIIKKAPRKGGKTKKRSRKESYAIYIYKVMKQVHPDTGISSKAMSIMNSFVKDIFERIAGEASRLAHYNKRSTISSREIQTAVRLLLPGELAKHAVSEGTKAVTKYTSSK, encoded by the coding sequence ATGCCGGATGAGAAGAAAGCGCAGGCAACTTCGAAGAAGGGCGCcaagaaaatcatcaagaaggcGCCGCGGAAAGGCGGCAAGACAAAGAAACGatccaggaaagaaagttacGCCATCTACATCTAtaaagtgatgaagcaggttcaccccgacaccggcatctcctccaaggcgatgagcatcatgaactcgttcgtcaaggatattttcgagcgtatcgcgggggaggcttcccgcctggcccattacaacaagcgcagcaccatcagctcccgggagatccagaccgcggtgcggctgctgctgcccggggagctggccaagcacgccgtgtcggagggtacaaaggcggtgaccaagtacaccagctccaagtga
- the LOC132207086 gene encoding late histone H2A.2.2 — protein MSGRGKGSGGKARSKAKSRSSRAGLQFPVGRVHRLLRKGNYAERVGAGAPVYLAAVLEYLTAEILELAGNAARDNKKTRIIPRHLQLAVRNDEELNKLLGGVTIAQGGVLPNIQAVLLPKKTAAGSATKK, from the coding sequence ATGTCTGGGAGAGGAAAGGGCAGTGGCGGCAAAGCTCGGTCGAAGGCGAAGTCCCGGTCGTCCCGGGCTGGGCTGCAGTTCCCGGTGGGCCGTGTTCacaggctcctgagaaagggtaactatgctgagcgtgtgggtgccggagcgccggtctatctggctgcggtgctcgagtacctgacggctgaaatcctcgagctggccggtaacgcggcccgggacaacaagaagacccgcatcatccccaggcacctccagctggccgtgcgcaacgacgaggagctcaacaagctgctgggaggggtgaccatcgctcagggcggggtgctgcctaatatccaggccgtgctgctgcccaagaaaaccgcCGCTGGGAGCGCCACTAAAAAGTGA